A region of Maridesulfovibrio sp. DNA encodes the following proteins:
- a CDS encoding glycosyltransferase has product MHKLLLINCIRPLVDAFEGLGCDVKHFHVQEREFDIAARLAEMDFEPDILLQQEYLGRRLFLRGLHELDCIKIFWSVDTHMNMFWHAYYADLFDCVLTTQKKFVPKLKKECSAAVEWMPWMAIPSKPDQGTGLVPHTRREHGITFVGRVSSHRRSRKWFLNFLESRYDLNSVDGLNFAQMMEVYRKTRIVPNEAIFGEVNFRLFEAASSACAVVTPYVGEELGELFEIGSEIAVYNDVLELKVILDRLTRDKSLSGSVGMAAYARVLKDHLPRSRAVSILDIAGNVSKRTISNQREELLLCMCEFLLGEAGDAAVDWNRLLRRLLSLESCELRDATLFRIYTRSGKSELFMKAVRPYLEKNSAGSGCSFNMTASLCAAKLDQWEVAKHFWYTYSSKGKIFSAIRPENNVHLLKLWGEAMYKCGLSIRSGVAFNEIEGIPSCASDCYFAALYRNPSDKDIYNRLGLLFRAVQGGEPDRLGFLSHLSLHYPENWRISADVGILNLKVFRMEEGLTELDNARVLAERSGQERFFKRKMDIEVPLYNKLLN; this is encoded by the coding sequence ATGCATAAGCTCTTGTTGATAAATTGTATCCGTCCGCTGGTCGATGCCTTTGAGGGCTTGGGATGTGATGTAAAACATTTCCATGTTCAGGAAAGGGAATTTGATATTGCGGCCCGGCTTGCGGAAATGGATTTTGAGCCGGACATCCTCTTGCAACAGGAATATCTGGGCAGAAGACTTTTTCTCCGGGGCTTGCATGAACTGGATTGCATAAAGATTTTTTGGTCTGTCGATACTCATATGAATATGTTTTGGCATGCATATTATGCCGATCTTTTCGATTGTGTACTCACTACTCAAAAGAAATTTGTGCCCAAGCTTAAAAAAGAATGCAGTGCTGCTGTTGAGTGGATGCCGTGGATGGCTATTCCTTCCAAACCGGATCAAGGTACGGGGCTTGTTCCTCACACAAGGCGGGAGCATGGTATAACATTCGTTGGCAGAGTCAGCAGCCACAGGCGGTCTCGAAAATGGTTTTTGAATTTTCTTGAGTCCCGATATGACCTGAATTCCGTAGATGGTCTGAACTTTGCCCAGATGATGGAAGTGTACCGCAAAACCCGCATTGTTCCCAACGAAGCTATTTTTGGAGAGGTCAACTTCCGGCTTTTCGAGGCCGCTTCTTCAGCTTGTGCTGTTGTGACTCCTTATGTGGGAGAAGAACTTGGCGAATTGTTTGAAATAGGAAGTGAAATAGCAGTTTATAATGATGTGCTTGAGCTTAAGGTTATTTTGGATCGTTTAACAAGGGATAAATCTCTGTCCGGATCTGTGGGAATGGCAGCTTATGCCCGTGTTTTAAAAGACCATCTACCACGTTCACGAGCTGTTTCCATTCTTGATATTGCCGGGAACGTGAGCAAACGTACGATCTCTAATCAAAGAGAGGAACTGCTGCTTTGCATGTGTGAATTTTTGCTTGGTGAAGCTGGAGATGCCGCTGTTGACTGGAACCGGCTTCTCAGAAGACTTCTCAGCCTTGAAAGTTGTGAACTCCGTGATGCTACCTTGTTCAGGATTTATACCCGTTCCGGTAAATCTGAGTTGTTTATGAAGGCTGTTCGCCCTTATCTGGAAAAGAATTCTGCAGGAAGTGGCTGTTCTTTCAATATGACAGCTTCTTTGTGTGCCGCTAAACTTGATCAATGGGAAGTTGCAAAGCATTTTTGGTATACATACAGTTCTAAAGGTAAAATCTTTTCTGCAATAAGACCCGAAAACAATGTTCATCTGTTGAAGCTTTGGGGTGAAGCCATGTATAAATGCGGACTCAGTATTCGTTCAGGCGTTGCTTTTAATGAAATTGAAGGTATACCTTCATGTGCCTCAGATTGTTATTTTGCAGCCTTGTACAGAAATCCTTCTGATAAGGATATATATAATCGGTTGGGTCTGCTATTTCGTGCAGTACAGGGTGGAGAGCCGGACAGGCTTGGTTTCTTGTCCCATCTCTCGTTGCATTATCCTGAAAACTGGCGCATAAGTGCAGATGTTGGAATTCTAAATTTAAAAGTCTTCCGTATGGAGGAAGGTCTTACAGAATTGGATAATGCCCGTGTTTTGGCAGAACGGTCCGGTCAGGAGCGTTTTTTTAAACGCAAAATGGATATTGAAGTTCCACTGTACAATAAGTTGCTTAACTAA
- a CDS encoding Hpt domain-containing protein, translating to MSDVVFNKPAFYNHLGGDLELGNEILNVYIVDAPERLRALKDALSSGENAQIIKYSHALKGISATIRAGIVTSLAEQIEFAARKGDLETVSACIPQVAVELEKLLEVIHKHLGA from the coding sequence ATGTCTGATGTGGTTTTCAATAAGCCGGCTTTTTATAACCACCTGGGTGGGGATCTGGAGCTTGGTAATGAAATTTTGAATGTTTACATTGTTGATGCACCTGAACGGTTAAGGGCGTTAAAGGACGCTCTTTCCAGTGGAGAAAATGCTCAGATTATTAAGTACTCCCATGCATTAAAAGGAATTTCTGCAACAATCAGGGCCGGGATTGTGACCTCTTTGGCTGAGCAGATAGAATTTGCTGCCCGTAAAGGTGATCTGGAGACTGTCAGTGCTTGTATACCGCAGGTTGCAGTGGAGCTGGAAAAACTCTTGGAAGTAATTCACAAACATCTTGGTGCGTAA
- a CDS encoding L-fuculose-phosphate aldolase — protein sequence MLLEKERELVVEYGKKLLESGLTTGTGGNLSIFNREHGLVAISPSGLDYRLSTPEDIVVIDLDGNIKDSERKPSSEYGFHTVLYKERADVNAVVHTHSVYATTVACLNMELPAVHYLVAFAGKKVPLAPYATFGTPELAENVINTIGNYNAVLLANHGLITVGRGISNAFDAAEELELVARIYIQTLSVGKPVIVPDEEMDKVIDKFSTYGQAGGKD from the coding sequence ATGCTGCTTGAAAAAGAAAGAGAATTAGTTGTTGAATATGGGAAGAAGCTGCTGGAATCCGGTTTAACCACCGGTACTGGCGGCAATCTGAGTATCTTCAACCGCGAGCATGGACTGGTGGCTATCAGCCCCAGTGGACTTGATTACCGTCTTTCCACCCCGGAAGATATTGTGGTCATCGATTTGGACGGCAATATAAAAGATTCGGAGCGCAAACCTTCAAGCGAATATGGGTTTCATACTGTACTCTACAAAGAAAGAGCGGACGTAAATGCCGTGGTCCATACCCATTCAGTCTATGCCACCACTGTGGCCTGTCTGAATATGGAACTCCCGGCTGTGCATTATCTGGTCGCTTTTGCAGGTAAAAAAGTTCCCCTCGCCCCTTATGCCACTTTCGGCACCCCGGAACTGGCTGAAAACGTCATCAACACCATCGGCAATTACAATGCCGTGCTGCTTGCCAATCATGGTCTGATCACCGTAGGCCGTGGCATCAGTAATGCCTTTGACGCTGCGGAAGAACTGGAACTGGTTGCCAGAATATACATTCAGACTCTTTCTGTGGGCAAACCGGTTATTGTTCCCGATGAAGAAATGGACAAAGTTATCGATAAATTTTCCACCTACGGACAAGCCGGCGGCAAAGATTAA
- a CDS encoding response regulator yields the protein MSKKNILIFIYCLAAVFSFFAGVVLAGDNRLPVLLTSTAGFLLFAAAGFKFRREFIKERIGREEQLYSVVSNSGAVFFMADTHGGLIYADNGCRSLEKKISPDCSTSEFSSIFPYLHEESKFISLREQLGSEGGVCRFETEHDCPTGQRIVLSHTLQELYAPDGCVCALAGTIRDISVLREAQDALAKEGRYFDAVLDGVEEAVFVYDLEGNLLKVNKRVADFAGTGDPELCRGINLHNYLAPHVSDAAMQGVRDIIGSGKDCCLQIPVTNSSGEKVLLDVRNYLCRDESGNPEAIVGFARRASKQTEHHETDIVKGDSSMMQILCHELRTPLAGIIGSLHVLDTKVHDPEAKEYIQKCVVSVERFKNVVNSSLKGLAGSPDEAEKESLDPAACFGKAVELFLPAASIQNRNITLSIGSGLPEAVFCRRNSLPQALFSLINKGLEFFPDSDISAGVKMCAAFEGCPSIAFYVSGYRHNASTEDNIYVESLENAAGTIGAELYFEPGATTEFGFKIPVAPDGSNKAKDIESVQDLRIMLAEDDISSQVFMRRKLESWGHMVRTASTGVEVINYMKEHEYDLVLMDLQMPEMNGFDAIASIRECESPRNRIPIIVMSAYGRESDFERMSDLGVDDYIVKPVSTDDLEKALERLVSLGRL from the coding sequence ATGTCGAAGAAAAATATATTGATTTTTATCTACTGCCTTGCAGCTGTTTTTTCTTTTTTTGCGGGAGTGGTTCTTGCCGGTGACAACCGGCTGCCTGTGTTGTTGACCTCAACAGCCGGTTTTCTTCTATTTGCAGCAGCCGGTTTTAAATTCCGGCGGGAATTTATTAAGGAGCGTATCGGCCGTGAAGAGCAGCTTTATTCTGTTGTAAGCAACAGCGGAGCTGTTTTTTTTATGGCTGACACACACGGTGGGTTGATTTACGCCGATAACGGCTGCCGCAGTCTGGAGAAAAAAATATCTCCGGATTGTTCGACGAGCGAGTTTTCTTCTATTTTTCCTTATCTCCATGAAGAATCGAAATTTATTTCATTGCGGGAACAACTCGGCAGTGAGGGGGGAGTATGCAGGTTTGAGACGGAGCATGATTGTCCCACCGGGCAGCGCATAGTTCTCAGCCATACATTGCAGGAGCTGTACGCCCCGGATGGCTGTGTCTGTGCTTTGGCCGGAACGATCCGTGATATTTCCGTATTGCGGGAGGCTCAGGATGCTTTGGCAAAAGAAGGGCGTTATTTTGACGCTGTTCTGGACGGGGTGGAGGAAGCTGTATTCGTATATGATCTGGAAGGTAACCTTCTCAAGGTGAATAAGCGTGTTGCCGATTTTGCCGGAACCGGAGACCCCGAACTCTGCAGAGGAATAAATCTTCATAATTATCTTGCCCCGCATGTTTCGGATGCGGCGATGCAGGGTGTCCGGGATATTATCGGCAGTGGAAAGGATTGTTGTCTACAGATACCAGTTACTAATTCAAGTGGAGAGAAAGTCTTGCTTGATGTGAGGAATTACCTTTGCCGTGATGAAAGCGGCAACCCGGAAGCTATAGTTGGATTTGCCCGCAGAGCTTCAAAGCAGACTGAACATCATGAAACAGATATAGTCAAAGGTGATTCCTCAATGATGCAGATTCTTTGTCATGAACTGCGTACGCCGCTGGCCGGGATCATCGGCAGTCTGCATGTGCTGGATACAAAGGTTCATGACCCTGAGGCAAAAGAATATATCCAGAAATGCGTGGTCTCGGTAGAGCGCTTCAAAAATGTGGTCAACAGCTCTTTGAAAGGGTTGGCCGGGAGTCCTGATGAAGCTGAAAAGGAATCCCTTGATCCCGCTGCTTGTTTTGGAAAAGCTGTAGAGTTGTTTTTACCGGCTGCTTCCATACAGAACCGGAATATAACCCTGTCCATCGGTTCCGGCTTACCGGAGGCTGTGTTTTGCCGTCGCAATAGTTTGCCGCAGGCTCTGTTCAGCCTGATCAATAAAGGGCTGGAGTTTTTTCCTGACTCGGATATTTCTGCCGGGGTAAAAATGTGTGCAGCCTTCGAAGGGTGTCCGTCAATTGCTTTTTACGTCAGCGGCTACAGGCACAATGCCTCGACTGAGGATAACATTTATGTGGAAAGTCTTGAAAACGCAGCCGGGACAATCGGGGCTGAACTTTATTTTGAACCGGGAGCAACAACCGAATTTGGCTTTAAAATTCCGGTAGCGCCAGACGGGAGTAATAAGGCAAAAGATATTGAGTCGGTTCAGGATTTGCGGATTATGCTCGCTGAGGACGACATAAGCAGTCAGGTTTTTATGCGCAGAAAGCTTGAAAGCTGGGGGCATATGGTGCGTACCGCCAGTACCGGAGTCGAAGTAATTAATTACATGAAAGAACATGAATACGATCTGGTATTGATGGATCTTCAGATGCCGGAAATGAACGGTTTTGATGCCATAGCTTCAATCCGGGAGTGTGAATCCCCCAGGAACCGCATTCCCATCATTGTAATGAGTGCCTATGGCCGGGAAAGTGATTTTGAGAGGATGTCAGATCTGGGGGTGGATGATTATATTGTAAAGCCTGTCAGCACGGATGATCTGGAAAAGGCTTTGGAGCGTCTTGTCTCACTGGGAAGGCTTTAG
- a CDS encoding MarC family protein — protein MAAIQLSTIFEIAFPLFLIMDPLGNLPVCLSMLRDYSPSRQRKILLRELFFALGITILFMYLGAGLMKMLNIHQSTLRIAGGVILFIISMKMIFPKPESTTEDVEKDPFIVPIAVPLFAGPSLLAAVMVYGSKGDAGLNVLSGVLIAWGMSFAIMMTGPTMSRVLGKRGLRACERLMGLILILLSVQMLEDGVAYYINNVLNR, from the coding sequence ATGGCAGCAATCCAGCTCAGCACAATCTTCGAGATTGCATTTCCCCTATTCCTGATCATGGACCCTCTGGGCAACCTCCCGGTCTGTTTGTCCATGCTTCGGGACTACTCGCCTTCACGGCAGCGCAAAATTCTACTCCGTGAACTTTTCTTTGCACTGGGGATTACTATCCTGTTCATGTATCTGGGCGCGGGACTGATGAAAATGCTCAACATCCACCAATCCACCCTGAGGATCGCAGGTGGCGTAATTCTATTCATCATTTCCATGAAAATGATTTTCCCAAAACCGGAAAGCACGACTGAAGACGTAGAAAAAGACCCTTTCATTGTACCCATAGCAGTGCCGCTCTTCGCCGGACCGTCTCTGCTGGCGGCGGTAATGGTCTACGGCTCAAAGGGTGATGCCGGACTGAATGTACTTTCCGGGGTGCTGATTGCTTGGGGGATGAGTTTTGCCATTATGATGACCGGACCGACCATGTCCCGCGTTCTGGGCAAAAGAGGACTTCGGGCCTGCGAAAGGCTTATGGGGCTTATTCTTATCCTTTTATCAGTACAGATGCTTGAGGACGGGGTTGCCTACTATATAAACAATGTCCTTAACCGCTAA
- a CDS encoding FAD-dependent oxidoreductase — MAAKQLVLIGGGHAHMVTLSKISSFIDKGYGVTVVQPSDYHYYSGMGPGMLGGTYQPGDIRFHTRKVVEDQGANFVKNKVFRIDTDRLVVVLENSGQEIAYDVLSCNAGSYVPKEKIVKTENIYAAKPIEGLIQAREELIRRGKNEPLTVAVVGGGPSSLEIAGNIWQMAQQEKLKSCTVRIFAGRGLMRHFPEKIGVLARSIFQERGIEIIEGSYVEEIGKERIILQDGRSFTADLIFPAIGVKPSNIFTESKLPTGPDGGLLVNKFLQSTKYKNIFGGGDCIYFEPHPLDKVGVYAVRENHVLYNNLMAALEGRELEQFDPGGKYLLIYNLGGDIGILCKWSIIFSGKLAFKIKDYIDRKFIRTFKI, encoded by the coding sequence ATGGCAGCAAAGCAGCTTGTACTAATCGGCGGGGGACACGCCCACATGGTAACCTTATCAAAAATTAGTTCATTCATAGATAAAGGGTATGGAGTAACGGTAGTACAGCCGTCCGATTACCATTACTATTCCGGCATGGGTCCGGGGATGCTTGGCGGAACCTATCAGCCAGGCGACATCCGTTTCCATACCCGCAAAGTAGTGGAGGATCAGGGCGCAAATTTTGTAAAAAATAAAGTTTTCCGGATTGACACTGACCGCTTGGTGGTTGTGCTTGAAAACTCAGGGCAAGAGATTGCCTATGATGTCCTTTCCTGTAACGCTGGTTCATATGTTCCAAAAGAGAAAATCGTCAAAACAGAGAATATCTATGCGGCCAAGCCGATCGAAGGACTCATACAAGCACGAGAAGAACTCATTCGTCGCGGCAAAAATGAACCACTGACGGTTGCTGTTGTAGGAGGCGGTCCTTCATCGCTTGAGATTGCCGGTAATATTTGGCAGATGGCACAACAGGAAAAACTCAAATCCTGCACTGTCAGAATTTTTGCAGGACGCGGCTTAATGCGGCATTTTCCGGAAAAGATCGGCGTATTGGCTCGGAGCATTTTTCAGGAACGCGGGATTGAAATAATTGAAGGGTCATATGTGGAAGAAATCGGCAAAGAACGGATTATCTTGCAGGATGGACGTTCATTTACTGCGGATCTGATATTTCCAGCAATAGGTGTAAAACCGTCAAATATATTCACTGAATCCAAATTGCCTACCGGCCCGGATGGAGGTCTTCTGGTGAACAAGTTTCTGCAATCGACTAAGTATAAGAATATTTTTGGAGGTGGTGACTGCATATATTTTGAACCGCACCCTCTAGATAAGGTCGGTGTCTATGCGGTAAGAGAGAACCACGTTCTTTATAACAATTTGATGGCGGCGCTGGAAGGCAGGGAACTAGAGCAGTTTGATCCAGGTGGTAAATATCTACTCATTTACAATCTTGGAGGCGATATCGGTATCCTGTGCAAGTGGTCCATCATTTTCTCAGGGAAATTGGCATTCAAGATAAAGGACTATATTGATCGTAAATTTATCAGGACGTTTAAGATATAA
- a CDS encoding chemotaxis protein CheW, protein MSTEINSTTNQYLTFTLNKDIYALDIASVREVLELTPITRIPRTPKFMRGVINLRGHAVPVVDMRLKFGMSRTEDTINTCIIIVEVSFDGESTVMGALADSVREVIELTENMIEEPPRMGTTIKTEFIRGMGKQDDDFVIILDINKILSVEELAMLKNVQQDSPSAETVPEVNQEQGMTLSL, encoded by the coding sequence ATGAGTACTGAGATAAATAGCACTACCAACCAGTATCTGACGTTTACTTTGAACAAGGATATTTACGCACTGGATATCGCCAGTGTACGAGAAGTGCTGGAACTTACTCCCATAACCAGAATTCCCAGAACCCCCAAGTTCATGCGCGGGGTGATTAATCTGAGGGGACACGCTGTTCCCGTTGTCGATATGCGCCTTAAATTCGGTATGAGCAGGACTGAAGATACTATCAATACCTGCATCATCATCGTAGAGGTGTCATTTGACGGGGAAAGCACGGTTATGGGTGCTTTGGCTGATTCAGTGCGGGAGGTTATTGAGCTTACCGAAAATATGATTGAAGAACCTCCCAGAATGGGAACCACAATCAAGACTGAATTCATTCGGGGAATGGGTAAACAGGATGATGATTTTGTAATCATTCTGGACATTAATAAGATTCTCTCTGTTGAGGAATTGGCCATGCTCAAGAACGTGCAGCAGGATTCTCCTTCCGCCGAGACGGTCCCTGAAGTCAATCAGGAGCAGGGGATGACGTTGAGCCTGTAA
- a CDS encoding methyl-accepting chemotaxis protein produces the protein MFKNLKLGWKIGGGFVVVLLLTAVVGAVGWFGLSKVANESQRTEVVSNAVTNMYNSRLMVLYYTLQGNEEYKDKFQKSIDDIGRYVSTSKDIFSGKGLEGVTSIAGGAAEYSKIFKNFTQLEDKKKEAISNCISAAGELNSALENVVDLAHETMGKGISGSDSALDLDAVFSAYSKINNLEKKFINTRYTFANYLRTGNPDFAEQTRSVLNSVIADCEDLRRNSWVANNDGLDINELERSAQAYLEGFDLIVKTIDIQNEDLKSMAAIGADALDLSQRMLDDQQVAAQDVISSSFSMILGGLALALLCGAVISITVTRIITAPIRKGVDFAEHMAQGDFTRTLEIEQRDEIGILAAALNDMVVRLSSVVAEVGVSSENVASGSEELSATAESLSQASTEQAANVEEVSSSMEEMTANIRQNAENAHQTEQIALQSSQQAEEGGEAVTRAVDAMKNIAEKISIIEEIARQTNLLALNAAIEAARAGEHGKGFAVVAAEVRKLAERSGAAAGEIGELSSSTVSVAERAGEMLNQLVPDIKKTAELVQEIAAGSSEQLSGAEQINKAVQQLDQVTQQNASASEEMASTSEELSSQAEQLQQVMSFFRVSNHSAPKVQALPAARMTKRPVARKASAPVAPVREVYAEAESSGGVSLDMGSDFSDSDFEKF, from the coding sequence ATGTTCAAGAACTTAAAGCTTGGATGGAAGATCGGAGGGGGTTTTGTAGTCGTGCTGCTGCTGACAGCGGTTGTCGGAGCTGTCGGCTGGTTCGGACTTTCAAAGGTTGCGAATGAGTCCCAGCGTACTGAAGTAGTCAGCAATGCAGTTACCAATATGTACAATTCGCGTTTGATGGTCTTGTATTATACTTTACAGGGTAACGAAGAGTATAAAGATAAATTTCAAAAATCTATTGATGATATTGGCAGGTACGTTTCAACCAGTAAGGATATTTTTTCCGGCAAAGGATTGGAAGGAGTTACGTCCATTGCTGGGGGAGCTGCTGAATATAGTAAGATTTTTAAAAACTTTACCCAGCTGGAAGATAAGAAAAAGGAAGCCATAAGTAATTGTATTTCCGCTGCAGGGGAGCTGAATTCCGCTCTGGAAAATGTTGTGGATCTTGCCCACGAGACCATGGGAAAAGGAATAAGCGGCTCTGATAGCGCACTGGATTTGGATGCTGTCTTTTCTGCGTATTCCAAGATTAATAATCTTGAAAAAAAATTCATTAACACCCGCTATACCTTTGCTAACTATTTGCGTACCGGCAATCCTGATTTTGCGGAACAGACCCGATCCGTTTTGAATTCCGTAATTGCTGACTGCGAAGATCTGCGGAGGAACAGCTGGGTAGCAAATAATGACGGGCTTGATATCAATGAACTTGAAAGGTCCGCTCAGGCCTACCTTGAAGGTTTCGACCTGATTGTGAAAACGATTGATATTCAGAATGAAGATTTGAAGTCTATGGCTGCAATTGGTGCAGATGCATTGGATTTGAGTCAGAGAATGCTCGATGATCAGCAGGTAGCCGCTCAGGATGTTATCAGCTCTTCATTTTCTATGATTTTAGGCGGGTTGGCCTTGGCCCTCTTGTGTGGTGCGGTTATTTCAATAACTGTAACCAGAATTATTACCGCGCCGATCCGTAAGGGCGTGGATTTTGCCGAGCACATGGCTCAGGGAGATTTTACCAGAACCCTGGAAATCGAACAGCGGGATGAAATAGGCATACTGGCGGCAGCCTTAAACGATATGGTTGTCCGGCTGTCATCTGTTGTTGCTGAGGTCGGTGTTTCTTCCGAAAATGTAGCCTCAGGCAGTGAAGAGCTTTCCGCAACTGCTGAAAGTCTTTCTCAGGCTTCTACAGAACAGGCAGCCAATGTGGAGGAAGTTTCCTCTTCCATGGAAGAGATGACTGCCAACATCAGGCAGAATGCCGAGAACGCACATCAGACTGAACAGATAGCTCTGCAGTCTTCGCAACAGGCTGAGGAAGGCGGAGAAGCTGTTACCAGAGCTGTTGACGCCATGAAAAATATTGCGGAGAAAATTTCCATTATTGAAGAGATTGCCCGCCAGACCAACCTCCTTGCCTTAAACGCAGCCATTGAAGCAGCCCGTGCAGGTGAGCACGGTAAGGGATTTGCTGTTGTTGCCGCTGAAGTGCGCAAGCTTGCTGAACGAAGCGGAGCTGCGGCGGGTGAAATCGGTGAACTCTCCTCAAGCACTGTGAGTGTTGCTGAGCGGGCTGGAGAAATGCTGAACCAGCTTGTGCCTGACATTAAGAAAACTGCTGAACTGGTACAGGAAATCGCAGCAGGCAGCAGTGAGCAGCTTTCCGGTGCGGAGCAGATCAACAAGGCTGTACAGCAGCTAGATCAGGTTACCCAGCAGAATGCTTCCGCTTCTGAGGAAATGGCTTCCACATCCGAGGAACTGTCAAGTCAGGCTGAGCAATTGCAACAGGTTATGAGTTTTTTCAGGGTCAGCAATCATTCTGCCCCAAAAGTTCAGGCTTTGCCTGCAGCAAGGATGACTAAAAGGCCTGTTGCCCGTAAAGCCTCCGCACCTGTCGCTCCGGTCAGGGAAGTTTATGCTGAAGCGGAAAGTTCCGGCGGCGTTTCGCTGGATATGGGTAGTGACTTTTCTGACAGTGATTTTGAAAAATTCTGA